The Flammeovirga kamogawensis genome includes a region encoding these proteins:
- a CDS encoding cytochrome c3 family protein, which translates to MNKLVIVLFSLIIVAVVMVNLSITEAKKRASLTEEVATPSTRETSEEYLFRRSKEGIDFKAMPNDPLHAEHKKEYYQRRAYEGAPPQIPHPLLSKKGIGDKSCLQCHENGGYVASFKAYAPATPHPELISCRQCHVPITTKKLFKKTNWKRSQPTHVDNRALVTSPPTIPHGLQNRTDCLSCHAGSGGLVDIRATHTERANCMQCHVPNQAKLEGINQTWKRKAQ; encoded by the coding sequence ATGAATAAATTAGTTATTGTACTCTTTTCTCTGATTATTGTAGCTGTAGTCATGGTTAATTTGAGTATAACCGAAGCAAAGAAGAGGGCCTCTTTAACTGAAGAGGTGGCCACTCCTTCTACAAGAGAAACATCTGAAGAATATCTTTTTAGACGTTCTAAAGAAGGCATAGATTTTAAAGCCATGCCAAACGACCCCTTGCATGCAGAACATAAAAAAGAGTATTATCAAAGACGTGCTTATGAGGGGGCTCCTCCTCAAATTCCGCATCCGTTATTATCAAAAAAAGGGATCGGTGATAAAAGCTGTTTACAATGCCATGAAAATGGTGGTTATGTAGCTTCTTTTAAAGCCTATGCTCCTGCCACTCCTCATCCAGAATTAATTAGTTGTAGACAGTGCCATGTGCCTATTACCACTAAAAAATTATTTAAGAAAACAAACTGGAAGAGAAGCCAACCTACGCATGTAGACAATAGAGCATTGGTAACGAGCCCTCCTACTATTCCGCATGGTTTACAAAATAGAACAGACTGTTTATCATGTCATGCAGGTTCTGGAGGTTTAGTAGACATTAGAGCTACGCACACAGAAAGGGCCAATTGTATGCAATGCCATGTACCAAACCAAGCAAAATTAGAAGGAATAAATCAAACATGGAAAAGAAAAGCACAATGA
- a CDS encoding 4Fe-4S dicluster domain-containing protein — protein sequence MKEIRDIYKKYFKKEDCKSEDCSCGNNNKPRKDGFDQKIEQKTDRRTAIKSITSGLLAGVGMAQSACSPTKSDASKEKASMEWEEYFKGNYQVMSKEEQLATVKRLERLYEMNTGHHINVSSKGPLDNVLYGYAFNLSKCQGYMDCVKACKEENNHDRDSQMQYIRIHEMGKGNFDFELADDNFYHQVPAEGHFYLGTQCFHCENPPCVEVCPTKATWKEKDGIVVIDYDWCIGCRYCMAACPYDGRRFNWKEPHVPESEVNKDQHYLGNRLRKKGVMEKCTFCVQKSRNGENTACVEACPTGARVFGNLLDPNSEIRYVLENKKVFRLKEDLGTEPKFWYYMD from the coding sequence ATGAAGGAAATTAGAGACATATATAAAAAATATTTTAAAAAAGAAGATTGTAAGTCTGAGGATTGCAGTTGTGGTAATAATAATAAGCCTCGGAAAGATGGTTTTGATCAAAAAATTGAACAAAAAACGGATAGAAGAACAGCCATAAAAAGTATTACTAGTGGTTTATTGGCTGGTGTTGGAATGGCACAATCTGCTTGTTCTCCAACCAAAAGTGATGCCTCTAAAGAAAAGGCTAGCATGGAATGGGAAGAGTACTTTAAAGGCAATTACCAAGTAATGTCTAAAGAGGAACAATTAGCAACAGTTAAAAGGTTAGAAAGATTGTATGAGATGAATACTGGACATCACATCAATGTATCATCAAAAGGACCTTTAGACAACGTACTTTATGGTTACGCATTCAATTTATCCAAATGCCAAGGATATATGGATTGTGTAAAAGCTTGTAAGGAGGAGAATAACCATGACAGGGATTCACAGATGCAATACATCAGAATTCATGAAATGGGAAAAGGGAATTTTGATTTTGAATTAGCCGACGATAATTTTTACCATCAAGTTCCTGCGGAAGGTCATTTTTACCTTGGCACACAATGTTTTCATTGTGAAAACCCTCCTTGTGTAGAAGTTTGCCCTACAAAGGCCACTTGGAAAGAAAAAGATGGCATTGTGGTAATTGATTACGATTGGTGTATTGGTTGTAGATATTGTATGGCTGCATGCCCTTACGATGGAAGACGTTTTAACTGGAAAGAACCTCATGTTCCAGAAAGTGAAGTAAACAAAGACCAACATTATTTAGGTAACCGACTTCGTAAAAAAGGTGTAATGGAAAAATGTACTTTCTGTGTTCAGAAATCTAGAAATGGCGAAAACACTGCATGTGTAGAAGCCTGCCCAACAGGAGCAAGAGTATTTGGTAATTTACTAGATCCGAATAGTGAAATCAGGTATGTTTTAGAAAACAAGAAGGTTTTCCGTTTAAAAGAAGATTTGGGAACTGAGCCAAAATTTTGGTATTACATGGACTAA
- the dsrP gene encoding sulfate reduction electron transfer complex DsrMKJOP subunit DsrP, whose product MKQIKIFSQMIKDGFKEATHGSLYYHVWMGILTFFMLWGAYSYYQQISEGLVVTGMSDRVSWGLYISNFTFLVGVAAAAVMLVLPTYILHDVDFKQAVLIGEGMAVSALVMCITFVMVDVGGPGVLWHMIPGLGTFNFPNSMLTWDMVVLNVYLFINITVPMYILFRHYQGKVAHKKVYLPGVMISVFWAVALHMVTAFLYQGLQARPFWNTALLGPRFLASAFAAGPALIILALGMINQYSSFKIEKKTIQKIALVITVSAQANLIMLGSELFKEFYSPTHHSISAQYLFFGLGEHKALVPWIWTSIGLNLIATAILTFNQLRKNMTLLYVACVILFIAIWIDKGFGLIVPGFIPGQWGKIVEYTPSSVEIGVTVGIWALGCFIFTILTRATIAIELGAIRYKK is encoded by the coding sequence ATGAAACAGATCAAGATATTTTCACAAATGATAAAAGATGGTTTTAAAGAAGCTACACATGGTAGCCTTTATTACCACGTTTGGATGGGCATTCTTACCTTTTTTATGCTTTGGGGTGCCTACAGTTATTACCAACAAATTTCTGAAGGACTTGTTGTCACTGGCATGAGCGATAGAGTAAGTTGGGGATTGTACATTTCTAATTTTACTTTTCTTGTTGGTGTAGCTGCAGCTGCTGTTATGCTGGTGCTCCCTACTTATATTTTACATGATGTAGATTTTAAACAAGCTGTTCTTATTGGCGAAGGAATGGCTGTTTCTGCACTTGTTATGTGTATCACTTTTGTAATGGTAGATGTTGGTGGCCCGGGCGTTTTATGGCACATGATACCGGGTTTAGGTACATTTAATTTCCCTAATTCCATGCTAACCTGGGATATGGTTGTTCTAAATGTGTACCTTTTTATTAACATTACTGTACCCATGTATATCCTATTTAGGCACTACCAAGGTAAAGTAGCACATAAAAAAGTTTACTTACCAGGTGTTATGATTTCTGTATTTTGGGCAGTAGCATTGCACATGGTTACCGCCTTTTTATACCAAGGGTTACAAGCTAGACCATTCTGGAATACAGCATTACTAGGACCACGTTTTTTAGCTTCAGCATTTGCGGCTGGTCCTGCATTAATAATTTTAGCTTTAGGAATGATTAATCAGTATTCTTCTTTTAAAATTGAGAAGAAAACAATACAAAAGATAGCTTTAGTAATTACAGTATCTGCACAAGCAAATTTGATTATGCTCGGTTCTGAACTTTTCAAAGAGTTTTACTCTCCTACGCATCATTCAATTAGTGCACAATACTTATTTTTTGGTTTAGGTGAACACAAAGCTTTAGTTCCTTGGATTTGGACTTCCATTGGTCTGAACTTAATCGCCACAGCAATTCTTACATTCAATCAGCTTAGAAAAAACATGACGCTTTTGTATGTAGCATGCGTGATATTATTTATAGCAATATGGATTGATAAAGGTTTTGGATTAATTGTACCAGGGTTTATTCCTGGGCAATGGGGAAAAATTGTAGAGTACACGCCTTCTTCTGTAGAAATAGGTGTTACTGTTGGTATTTGGGCTTTGGGTTGTTTCATTTTTACCATCCTTACCCGTGCCACTATAGCTATTGAACTCGGTGCGATTCGTTATAAAAAGTGA
- a CDS encoding NAD-dependent epimerase/dehydratase family protein: protein MKTIDKSKPVMITGATGYVAGRIVEKLLMEGLTIHAPVRNPDNQEKLHYLNAIAEKSDGTIKYFKADLLTEGSYEEAMEGCELVFHTASPFVTNVKNAEKDLVAPALIGTKNVLNSVNKVESVKRVVLTSSCVAIIGDAKDLLPLPNQTADENVWNKTSSVKHQPYNYSKTVAELAAWELNKGQDRWDLVVINPSFVLGPGINPTSTSESFNIMKQIGDGTLKMGAPGLHIGIVDVRDLAIAHYNAGFTPEAEGRHIISNESLTLLEMVDLLRDKYGANYPFPKKELPKWLVWLIGPFQGIPRKMVSLNFGYKWLVDNTKSKEKLGMHYRDSKDTLNDFFGQLVEAGIFK, encoded by the coding sequence TTGAAAACTATTGATAAATCTAAACCTGTAATGATTACAGGAGCAACTGGCTATGTAGCTGGTCGTATTGTTGAAAAACTCCTAATGGAGGGACTCACAATTCACGCCCCTGTTAGAAATCCTGATAATCAAGAAAAATTACACTACTTAAATGCAATAGCAGAAAAGTCTGACGGTACCATAAAATACTTTAAAGCAGACTTACTGACGGAAGGTTCTTACGAAGAAGCAATGGAAGGTTGCGAGTTGGTCTTCCATACAGCATCTCCTTTTGTTACAAATGTAAAGAATGCAGAAAAAGATTTAGTGGCTCCAGCGTTAATCGGAACAAAGAATGTTTTAAACTCTGTAAATAAGGTAGAATCTGTTAAAAGAGTTGTGCTTACAAGTAGTTGCGTGGCAATTATTGGAGATGCAAAAGACTTATTACCTCTTCCGAATCAAACAGCAGACGAGAATGTATGGAACAAGACTTCTTCTGTAAAACATCAGCCTTATAATTATTCTAAAACAGTAGCAGAATTAGCTGCTTGGGAACTCAATAAAGGACAAGACAGATGGGATTTAGTTGTAATTAATCCTTCATTTGTTTTAGGACCTGGCATTAACCCAACAAGTACTTCTGAGAGTTTCAATATAATGAAACAGATTGGTGATGGTACTTTAAAAATGGGTGCTCCGGGATTACATATTGGTATTGTTGATGTAAGAGATTTAGCAATTGCACATTATAATGCAGGTTTTACACCAGAGGCTGAAGGTAGACATATCATCTCTAACGAGAGCCTTACTTTATTAGAAATGGTAGATTTACTAAGAGATAAATATGGTGCAAATTATCCTTTCCCTAAAAAGGAATTACCAAAATGGTTAGTTTGGTTAATTGGTCCTTTTCAAGGAATTCCTAGAAAGATGGTAAGTCTAAATTTTGGTTACAAATGGTTAGTTGATAACACAAAAAGTAAAGAAAAATTAGGCATGCATTATAGAGATTCTAAAGATACCTTGAACGACTTTTTTGGTCAGTTAGTTGAAGCAGGTATTTTTAAGTAA
- a CDS encoding glycoside hydrolase family 47 protein, with the protein MNTIKKQSIFTTTCMALAILILLPFASISSPLKKKDGISKKEKKEYQERVKTAFKKGWRAYMNYAKGLDAVNPISEKGHNWYAESLLMTPVDAFSTMYLMGLDDEMKEAKELIFSELEFDKDFEVQQFEIAIRILGGLLSSYQLDGDQRFLDLAIDLADRMLPVFDSPTGIPYRLVNLKTGAVGGQGTNPCEVGSMLLEYGVLSKLTGDPKYYDLCKRGVKALYDRRGETGLQGSWIDQDTGKWEDTRAHISGGIDAYYEYLLKGYLLFGDEDLLEWYTVSRDAVNKYLVDTTSVEGEMWVGWADMNSGERIMTRFGALDCFWNLCNVLDGDLERAEGLQASINKMWFKNGIEPEAINYTTMQPYYEGAEYYMMRPEAIESTYYVWRGTGNKKYYEQGKKMFESIEKYCQVDNGYVQLRDVATKEKWDTLESFFFAETMKYCYLFFADAATFDLERYVLNTEAHPLKNTWDKDWKGNQNGVK; encoded by the coding sequence ATGAATACTATCAAAAAACAATCAATTTTTACAACAACGTGCATGGCGTTGGCTATCTTAATTTTATTACCGTTTGCATCAATTTCTAGTCCTTTAAAAAAGAAGGATGGTATTTCTAAAAAAGAGAAAAAAGAATACCAAGAAAGAGTAAAAACAGCTTTTAAGAAAGGGTGGAGAGCATATATGAATTATGCGAAAGGCTTAGATGCAGTAAATCCAATATCAGAAAAAGGCCATAATTGGTATGCAGAATCTTTATTAATGACACCTGTAGATGCTTTCTCTACAATGTATTTAATGGGTTTAGACGATGAAATGAAAGAAGCAAAAGAGCTTATTTTTTCAGAATTAGAATTTGATAAAGATTTTGAGGTCCAACAATTCGAAATTGCAATTCGTATTCTTGGTGGCTTGCTATCAAGTTATCAGTTAGATGGCGACCAACGTTTTCTTGATTTAGCTATTGATTTAGCAGATAGGATGCTTCCTGTTTTCGATTCGCCTACTGGAATTCCTTATCGTTTAGTCAATTTAAAAACGGGAGCTGTTGGCGGACAAGGTACAAACCCTTGCGAGGTAGGTTCTATGTTATTAGAGTATGGTGTATTGTCTAAATTAACGGGCGACCCTAAGTATTATGATTTATGTAAAAGAGGTGTTAAGGCACTTTACGATAGAAGAGGAGAAACAGGTTTACAAGGTTCTTGGATTGATCAAGATACAGGGAAATGGGAAGACACTAGAGCACATATTTCTGGAGGAATAGATGCTTATTATGAGTACTTATTAAAAGGGTATTTATTGTTTGGAGATGAGGACTTATTAGAGTGGTACACTGTTTCTCGTGATGCAGTAAACAAGTATTTAGTAGATACTACTTCTGTAGAAGGTGAAATGTGGGTTGGCTGGGCCGATATGAATTCGGGTGAGCGAATAATGACAAGGTTTGGTGCTTTAGATTGTTTCTGGAATTTATGCAATGTTTTAGATGGTGATTTAGAAAGAGCTGAAGGTTTACAAGCTTCGATTAATAAAATGTGGTTTAAAAATGGTATTGAGCCAGAAGCGATTAACTACACAACAATGCAACCTTATTACGAAGGTGCAGAATATTATATGATGCGCCCAGAAGCAATAGAATCTACATATTATGTTTGGAGAGGAACGGGAAATAAAAAATACTACGAGCAAGGTAAAAAGATGTTTGAAAGCATTGAAAAATACTGCCAAGTAGACAATGGTTATGTACAATTAAGAGATGTTGCCACTAAAGAAAAATGGGATACTTTAGAGAGTTTCTTCTTTGCTGAAACAATGAAATATTGCTATTTATTCTTTGCTGATGCAGCGACTTTTGATCTTGAGAGATATGTATTAAATACAGAAGCACACCCATTAAAAAATACATGGGATAAAGATTGGAAGGGTAACCAAAATGGTGTGAAGTAG
- a CDS encoding cupin domain-containing protein, translating into MKITETYQHKETGYNPFLIREGWQVAQLNYAEESRPENIKRLDIHYLTDEAFMLIDGSALLVAAEIVDNTITYDMTHMEPGIIYNIPKNVWHTIALKEEAKVLIIEKDKTHLGDFEFYDFNNEQYKQFLQEIHKIW; encoded by the coding sequence ATGAAAATAACAGAAACATATCAGCATAAAGAAACAGGTTACAACCCATTTTTAATAAGAGAGGGATGGCAAGTTGCACAGTTAAATTATGCAGAAGAAAGTAGACCTGAAAATATTAAAAGGTTAGATATCCATTATCTTACTGATGAAGCTTTTATGTTAATTGATGGCAGTGCATTGCTTGTAGCAGCAGAAATAGTTGATAACACAATTACTTATGATATGACGCACATGGAACCAGGAATTATTTATAATATCCCTAAAAATGTTTGGCATACAATAGCACTCAAAGAAGAAGCAAAAGTTTTAATTATTGAGAAAGATAAAACGCACTTAGGTGATTTCGAATTTTATGATTTTAATAATGAACAATACAAACAGTTTCTACAAGAAATTCATAAAATTTGGTAA
- a CDS encoding pyruvate formate lyase family protein has product MNKYYQRIQQLKQRKQEQTQEKIAVEGLLDEDDYGRIALPENAWEIIPNHADGSFYGIEGWTNNFCNLMDAHPIYIDKNDAFAGRWMYFMSKMRPNKWNPKYGFDHLIENQEKYNIIHGIGDDAHFAPDFKLGLQLGWDGLLYKMEVSKALNPEAEKIAFYTAHEQAIKSIQGWINRHIIELNIKIALETDGDLKANLEEMLLVNQAILNGPPKTLRQACQWIIWYHLASRTYNRDGAGGQIDTLLQPYYENDINNGLITKDEAVYYLSCFLINDPIYWQLGGPDGKGGDVSSELSFLILEAADLINTSLNITIRVHENMNEELFKTSLTYLIKNKNAWPRYSGDKALVEGFMRNGYSEELARQRIAVGCNWMSLPGLEYTMNDLVKVNMVKVFEVAFGELIKLQDKSTEALWSLFEKHLKIAVQTAADGILHHLKYQKYNEPELILNLLSYGPMERGLDVSDGGAMYYNLSIDGAGLAVVADSFAAIQQQIELDQKLDWSALEFHLESNFTEVNGERIRQLMQNSPRFGQGETIGDAWAKKISQLFTKEVKAKSNKEKNHCFIPGLFSWANTVGLGKAVGATPNGRKAGTPISHGANPTPGFVVDGGSLALANAIADVQPGFGNTAPMQWELDPSLAKEEHSAIIGAIIKTHFNRGGTLINVNIMDKEEVLAAHKDPHLYPDLVVRITGFTAYFAMLTQEFRQLVVDRILEN; this is encoded by the coding sequence ATGAATAAATACTACCAAAGAATTCAACAACTAAAACAGAGAAAACAGGAACAAACGCAAGAAAAAATAGCAGTTGAAGGCCTTTTAGATGAAGACGATTACGGACGTATTGCACTACCAGAGAATGCATGGGAAATAATTCCCAATCATGCAGATGGTTCTTTTTATGGGATTGAAGGATGGACCAATAATTTCTGTAATCTGATGGATGCACACCCTATCTACATAGACAAAAATGATGCTTTTGCTGGACGTTGGATGTATTTTATGTCAAAAATGCGTCCAAATAAATGGAACCCTAAGTATGGTTTTGATCATCTTATTGAAAACCAAGAAAAGTATAATATCATTCATGGAATAGGTGATGATGCACATTTTGCACCTGATTTTAAATTGGGATTACAATTAGGTTGGGATGGTCTTCTTTATAAAATGGAAGTAAGTAAAGCACTTAATCCAGAAGCAGAAAAGATAGCTTTCTATACGGCACACGAACAAGCAATTAAGAGTATTCAAGGCTGGATTAATAGACATATAATTGAGTTAAACATAAAAATAGCGCTTGAGACGGATGGTGATTTAAAGGCCAATTTAGAAGAAATGCTTCTCGTAAACCAAGCTATTTTAAACGGTCCTCCAAAAACACTTCGTCAAGCTTGTCAATGGATAATTTGGTATCATTTGGCGTCTAGAACTTATAATAGAGATGGGGCTGGTGGGCAAATAGATACTTTATTACAACCCTATTATGAAAATGATATTAATAATGGCTTAATCACAAAAGATGAAGCCGTGTATTATTTATCCTGCTTTTTAATTAATGACCCGATTTATTGGCAATTAGGAGGACCTGATGGTAAAGGAGGAGATGTTTCTTCTGAGTTATCATTTTTAATTCTTGAAGCAGCGGATCTTATAAATACCTCTTTAAATATTACAATTCGTGTACACGAAAATATGAATGAAGAGTTGTTTAAAACCTCTTTAACTTATCTCATTAAAAATAAAAATGCATGGCCAAGATACTCTGGTGATAAAGCACTAGTTGAAGGGTTTATGCGAAATGGATACTCTGAAGAATTAGCAAGACAAAGAATTGCTGTAGGGTGTAATTGGATGTCACTTCCAGGATTGGAATATACCATGAATGATCTGGTGAAGGTCAACATGGTAAAGGTGTTTGAAGTAGCTTTTGGTGAGCTAATCAAATTGCAAGATAAGAGTACAGAAGCACTTTGGAGTTTATTTGAAAAGCATTTGAAAATAGCAGTTCAAACAGCAGCTGATGGTATATTACATCATCTGAAATATCAAAAATACAATGAACCGGAACTTATTCTTAACCTTCTTTCTTATGGTCCGATGGAAAGAGGATTGGATGTGAGTGATGGAGGTGCAATGTATTATAATTTATCAATAGATGGGGCTGGGCTTGCTGTAGTAGCAGATTCTTTTGCTGCTATTCAACAACAGATCGAGTTAGATCAAAAACTTGATTGGAGCGCTCTTGAGTTCCATTTAGAGAGTAATTTTACAGAGGTTAACGGAGAACGTATTCGCCAACTAATGCAAAATAGTCCTCGTTTCGGGCAAGGAGAGACAATAGGTGATGCATGGGCTAAAAAAATTAGTCAGTTATTTACTAAAGAGGTAAAAGCAAAATCGAATAAAGAAAAGAACCATTGTTTTATTCCTGGTCTTTTTTCTTGGGCAAATACTGTGGGTTTAGGAAAAGCAGTAGGTGCTACACCGAACGGTAGAAAGGCAGGGACACCAATTTCGCATGGAGCAAATCCAACACCGGGTTTTGTTGTAGATGGAGGTTCTTTAGCGTTAGCAAATGCAATTGCAGATGTTCAGCCAGGGTTTGGAAATACCGCTCCAATGCAATGGGAGTTAGACCCTAGTTTAGCTAAAGAAGAGCATAGTGCAATAATTGGAGCCATAATTAAAACGCATTTTAATAGAGGGGGCACACTTATAAATGTAAATATTATGGATAAAGAAGAGGTGCTTGCTGCACATAAAGACCCTCATTTATACCCAGATTTAGTAGTGAGAATTACAGGTTTTACGGCCTATTTTGCTATGCTTACTCAAGAATTTAGACAGTTAGTAGTAGACCGTATTTTAGAAAACTAG
- a CDS encoding glycyl-radical enzyme activating protein: MEGIITNIQRLSVHDGEGIRSVIFFKGCNMRCEWCHNPETFSLKPEIERVTDKCIACGECVKVCNAKALFIMHGKVHFNKKKCNQCLECATVCYAKAMNIVGNTYTAALLYKKIEKDIPFFQSSNGGITISGGEPFTQFKFLKSVVEFFKKKGLHITIESNFSTAWQHIQALIPYVDHWMIDLKMISFEQHKKWTGIGNSNILKNIKLLDNRGESYELRTPVVPSVNSTKDDILLLKKFVDQLINIKKYQLNPFHPLGGQKYINLSKENKFAKVKALEKTEFDKLSAVLDQ; encoded by the coding sequence ATGGAAGGGATTATAACAAACATACAACGATTATCTGTACATGATGGAGAAGGAATACGTTCTGTTATTTTCTTTAAAGGATGTAATATGCGTTGTGAGTGGTGTCATAACCCAGAAACATTTTCATTAAAACCAGAAATAGAACGAGTTACTGATAAGTGTATAGCATGTGGAGAATGTGTAAAAGTATGTAATGCAAAGGCACTTTTTATAATGCACGGTAAAGTACATTTTAATAAAAAGAAATGTAACCAATGTTTAGAATGTGCAACAGTATGTTATGCGAAGGCAATGAATATAGTTGGAAATACATACACAGCAGCTCTTCTCTATAAAAAAATTGAAAAAGATATTCCATTTTTCCAGTCTTCAAATGGGGGAATAACAATTTCAGGAGGTGAACCATTCACTCAATTTAAATTTTTAAAATCAGTAGTAGAATTCTTTAAAAAGAAAGGATTACACATAACGATAGAATCTAATTTTAGCACAGCTTGGCAACATATTCAAGCACTTATTCCTTATGTAGATCACTGGATGATTGACCTTAAGATGATCTCCTTTGAGCAACATAAAAAGTGGACAGGTATAGGAAATTCAAATATTTTAAAGAACATCAAATTATTAGATAATCGAGGGGAAAGTTATGAGTTAAGAACGCCTGTTGTTCCATCAGTAAATTCTACAAAAGATGATATTCTTTTACTTAAAAAATTTGTTGATCAACTCATAAATATAAAGAAGTATCAACTTAATCCTTTTCACCCATTGGGTGGACAAAAATATATTAACCTTTCAAAAGAAAATAAGTTTGCTAAGGTAAAAGCTTTAGAGAAAACAGAGTTTGACAAACTTAGTGCAGTACTCGACCAATAA